In Necator americanus strain Aroian chromosome IV, whole genome shotgun sequence, the following proteins share a genomic window:
- a CDS encoding hypothetical protein (NECATOR_CHRIV.G15004.T1) — MKTEMVLGNRLLLRLKIEVVVLMKCHEQQDPDRKGHFVDFVDRGKTQKFKFLVMGLVGPSLEDIRKKDLMKNYSKSTAMQCCIQTMTALRDLHGIGYLHRDIKPQNYAIGLGPRESTIYMLDFGIARKFTEGETKTVKLPRIKVHFLGTLRFAARACHKQIEQGRKDDLECWLYMCFDLFDDDKGLPWKRCERNEILPMKEQFFKLEHKSCYRIVPEDFKRLVEYINGLKYADEPDYVYLRNSLAAISKEERIDFSKPLDWAGITTRKKKEKGAKDESETSEDNRQEETGSGEKDDEKYKSQRSKKVKS; from the exons ATGAAGACTGAAATGGTGCTTGGAAATCGATTATTGCTTCGATTGAAGATCGAAGTAGTTGTTTTGATGAAATGTCACGAGCAGCAGGATCCTGATAGAAAAGgacattttgttgattttgttgataggggaaaaacacaaaagttCAAG TTTCTTGTCATGGGCCTTGTTGGACCGTCGCTAGAAGACATTAGGAAGAAAGATCttatgaaaaattattcaaaatcaaCAGCTATGCAATGCTGTATACAAACAATGACGGCATTGCGTGATTTACATGGAATCGGCTACCTGCACAG GGACATAAAACCGCAAAACTATGCAATTGGCCTCGGTCCAAGAGAGTCGACCATATACATGCTAGATTTTGGAATCGCTAGAAAATTTACAGAAGGAGAGACAAAAACTGTGAA ACTACCACGAATAAAAGTGCACTTTTTGGGAACTTTGAGGTTCGCTGCCAGAGCATGTCATAAACAAATCGAACAAGGGCGAAAAGACGATCTAGAATGTTGGCTTTACATG TGTTTCGACTTATTCGATGACGACAAGGGTTTGCCGTGGAAAAgatgtgaaagaaatgaaatacttCCAAtgaaagaacaatttttcaaattggaAC ATAAGTCGTGCTATCGCATAGTTCCAGAAGATTTCAAACGACTCGTGGAGTATATTAATGGTTTAAAATATGCCGATGAGCCGGACTATGT ATATTTACGGAATTCGTTAGCAGCAATTTCAAAGGAGGAAAgaattgatttttcaaaacccCTCGACTGGGCCGGAATCACtactagaaagaagaaagagaaaggagcTAAAGATGAA AGTGAAACTTCCGAAGATAATCGACAGGAGGAAACTGGTTCCGGTGAAAAAGACGATGAAAAATA cAAAAGCCAACGctccaaaaaagtgaagtcaTAA